In one Leptospira mayottensis 200901116 genomic region, the following are encoded:
- a CDS encoding LIC13305 family lipoprotein: MKIRFVFFFLILISLVACNEKKNEIDPDLLLSVALLQPPDRAENYDRDVQIITHTLQGFPVDCDLSYSDEDVNFFVERLKREIARYPRGYWIKAGAESIVLCRNLTILGNLQAGAVNPMLPFIFLSVWDGIASNANRQVFNGSTYVNYFDYYYNYDPRRVISHELTHSVDRRNSWHILSDPEWERLNHPGFQYGNHNYNPQDSILRISNPIRGFVSYYATLNHLEDRAEIGMVIMGPQAANNQLVQICQNDAIVAAKVRKTVSEWKQFWPFAGAENTEWKVRMSQAERDCS; this comes from the coding sequence ATGAAGATAAGATTTGTTTTCTTTTTTTTGATTTTAATTTCATTAGTTGCTTGTAACGAGAAAAAGAATGAAATCGACCCCGATCTTTTACTCTCGGTAGCCTTGTTGCAACCTCCCGATCGAGCGGAGAACTACGATCGTGATGTACAAATCATTACCCATACGCTACAGGGATTTCCGGTTGATTGTGATCTGAGTTATTCCGACGAAGACGTTAATTTTTTTGTGGAAAGATTAAAAAGAGAAATTGCCAGGTATCCGAGGGGATATTGGATCAAAGCGGGTGCGGAAAGCATAGTTCTCTGTAGAAACTTAACAATTTTGGGTAACCTTCAGGCTGGAGCGGTCAATCCTATGTTACCATTTATTTTTTTAAGCGTATGGGATGGAATTGCATCCAATGCCAACCGACAAGTATTCAATGGTAGTACCTACGTAAATTATTTTGATTATTATTACAATTATGATCCTCGGCGGGTGATCAGCCACGAACTGACACATTCAGTGGATCGTCGTAACTCATGGCATATCTTGTCTGATCCGGAATGGGAGAGGTTGAATCATCCGGGATTTCAATACGGAAATCACAACTACAATCCGCAAGATAGTATTCTTCGTATTTCGAATCCTATTCGGGGTTTTGTGTCCTATTACGCGACTCTAAATCATTTAGAGGATCGAGCGGAAATCGGAATGGTAATCATGGGGCCACAAGCCGCTAACAATCAATTGGTTCAAATCTGTCAAAACGATGCGATCGTTGCTGCAAAGGTTCGTAAGACGGTCTCGGAATGGAAACAATTTTGGCCGTTTGCGGGCGCGGAGAATACGGAGTGGAAGGTCAGAATGTCTCAAGCTGAACGGGATTGCAGCTGA
- a CDS encoding acyl-CoA desaturase gives MVIILSFFIGHWFLSAFVQSFFLHRYAAHAMFKMNKFWEKFFHIFTCVAQGSSFLNPRAYAIMHRQHHAYSDTGKDPHSPVASKGFLDMMWKTALNYEAILDKKANVEKEFRGNYPEWPAIDRLSDSWTFRLFCGTLYTLFYLYFVPEGQYGWYLLLPIHWVMGPLHGAIVNWCGHMYGYRNHKKNPDNSKNTLFVDFMIAGELYQNNHHAHPNSPNFAFRWFELDLTYQVMKVLHLLKIIKIQRAIWTAKGKKVLRGSDVPIESTSVAA, from the coding sequence ATGGTGATTATTCTATCTTTTTTTATCGGGCATTGGTTCTTATCGGCTTTTGTCCAATCGTTCTTTCTACACAGATACGCGGCCCACGCAATGTTTAAGATGAATAAGTTTTGGGAAAAGTTTTTTCACATTTTCACTTGTGTGGCTCAAGGCTCCTCGTTCTTAAATCCGCGCGCTTATGCAATCATGCATAGACAACACCATGCATACAGCGATACCGGAAAAGATCCCCATTCTCCGGTGGCCTCTAAAGGTTTTTTGGACATGATGTGGAAAACCGCACTCAATTATGAAGCAATCTTAGACAAAAAAGCGAATGTAGAAAAAGAATTTAGAGGTAACTACCCCGAGTGGCCGGCAATCGATAGACTCAGTGATTCCTGGACTTTCAGATTGTTTTGTGGAACCCTTTACACGTTATTCTATCTTTATTTTGTTCCTGAAGGACAGTACGGATGGTATCTGCTACTTCCAATCCACTGGGTGATGGGACCTCTTCACGGTGCAATCGTAAACTGGTGCGGGCATATGTACGGTTATAGAAACCATAAAAAAAATCCGGACAATTCAAAGAACACTCTGTTTGTGGACTTTATGATAGCAGGCGAATTGTATCAAAACAATCACCATGCTCATCCTAATTCTCCGAACTTTGCGTTCCGCTGGTTCGAACTGGATCTTACATATCAAGTAATGAAGGTCCTTCATTTATTAAAAATCATCAAAATCCAAAGAGCAATTTGGACCGCAAAAGGAAAAAAAGTGCTTCGCGGATCCGACGTTCCTATCGAATCGACATCCGTAGCAGCCTAA
- a CDS encoding NADPH-dependent F420 reductase, whose amino-acid sequence MKGKKIGILGSGVVGQTLANGFLKYGAEVKIGTRDSGKLKDWLSKAGASASIGSFADAANFGEILVLAAKGNAASEVLKLAGIDSLNGKTIIDTTNPIGEESPQNGVLKFFTTYNESLMEQFQKQVPKANFVKCFNSVGNGLMVNPHLKDGKPSMFICGNDESAKKQVKEILNLFDWEIEDMGKAEAARAIEPLCILWCIPGFLSQSWTHAFKLLK is encoded by the coding sequence ATGAAAGGGAAAAAAATCGGAATTTTAGGTTCCGGCGTAGTAGGACAAACTCTCGCAAACGGATTTTTGAAATACGGGGCCGAAGTGAAAATTGGTACAAGGGATTCCGGAAAACTCAAAGATTGGTTATCCAAGGCAGGGGCAAGTGCGTCGATTGGGTCGTTTGCGGACGCTGCAAACTTCGGAGAAATTCTTGTGTTAGCTGCAAAAGGAAATGCCGCGTCCGAAGTATTAAAGTTAGCTGGAATAGATTCTTTGAATGGTAAAACGATCATCGATACGACCAATCCGATTGGGGAAGAATCTCCACAAAACGGAGTTTTGAAATTTTTTACGACATATAATGAATCTCTAATGGAGCAATTCCAGAAGCAGGTTCCCAAGGCAAACTTCGTAAAATGTTTTAATTCAGTCGGAAACGGTTTGATGGTAAATCCTCATTTAAAAGACGGAAAGCCGAGCATGTTCATCTGTGGAAATGACGAATCCGCTAAAAAACAAGTAAAGGAAATTTTGAATCTTTTCGATTGGGAAATCGAAGACATGGGAAAAGCGGAAGCTGCGAGAGCGATCGAGCCTCTTTGTATTCTCTGGTGTATTCCGGGGTTTCTATCTCAATCCTGGACGCACGCGTTTAAACTTCTGAAATGA
- a CDS encoding LAO/AO transport system ATPase, producing MKHRKEDLAKLIEGAREGEKFPIAKLISGVERPDSFEFRKNLFESLASQGLTGQNSLTVGFTGTPGAGKSSLLGELAIQFLKVDDGETMAIVAIDPSSHISGGSLLGDRTRLSLPAREKRIYFRSQPSQLELGGVNPYTYHVIRLLRCFFRYVFIETVGIGQNEIEVSKLTDLSFLVLQPLGGDQIQFMKSGIMEVPDSFILNKCDEEVLANSSYHMLITTLEFLKDVMPGKNLPPVFKTSTKTKYGIDDLLEFIRKAKPAVDRSKETDLQLKKWIKNEYGNFGLKILETLPHPDPSSFETLEGIALREIRKNLQF from the coding sequence GTGAAACATCGCAAAGAAGATCTCGCAAAACTCATCGAAGGGGCGCGCGAAGGGGAAAAATTTCCTATCGCGAAACTCATCTCCGGCGTTGAAAGACCGGATTCTTTCGAGTTTAGAAAGAATCTCTTCGAGTCTCTCGCTTCCCAAGGTCTCACAGGTCAAAATTCTCTCACCGTGGGTTTTACCGGAACTCCCGGGGCTGGAAAATCTTCCTTACTCGGGGAATTAGCGATTCAATTTCTAAAAGTCGACGATGGAGAAACAATGGCGATCGTTGCGATCGATCCTTCCAGCCATATCTCCGGAGGTTCTTTACTCGGCGATAGAACCCGCCTTTCTCTTCCCGCAAGAGAGAAAAGGATCTACTTCCGTTCCCAGCCAAGTCAATTGGAATTAGGGGGAGTTAATCCGTACACGTACCACGTGATCCGATTGCTTCGCTGTTTTTTTCGTTACGTGTTTATCGAAACCGTCGGAATCGGCCAAAACGAAATCGAAGTCTCCAAACTTACGGATCTTTCCTTTCTCGTTTTACAACCATTAGGCGGAGATCAGATCCAGTTTATGAAAAGCGGAATCATGGAGGTTCCGGATTCTTTTATTCTCAACAAATGCGACGAAGAGGTTCTTGCGAATTCCAGTTATCATATGTTAATTACTACTCTGGAATTCTTAAAAGACGTCATGCCAGGGAAGAACCTTCCTCCCGTTTTTAAAACTTCCACGAAAACCAAATATGGAATCGACGATCTTCTAGAATTTATCCGTAAGGCAAAACCCGCCGTCGATCGTTCCAAAGAAACGGACCTTCAGCTCAAGAAATGGATCAAGAACGAATACGGCAATTTCGGCCTAAAAATTCTTGAAACCCTTCCCCACCCCGACCCTTCAAGTTTTGAAACTCTGGAAGGAATCGCCCTCCGAGAAATTCGGAAAAATCTACAGTTTTAA
- a CDS encoding protein meaA, whose translation MENKNHILYDKSGKPSKEPAWIFRTYAGHTNARESNELFRKNLSKGQTGLSIAFDLATQCGYSSDHSIARPEIGKVGVPINTLEDFRILFNQIPIEEMNTSMTINGTSMYLLSLYVALAQERGVDISLLQGTTQNDIIKEYLARGTYIFPPTQSIRVIVDMYEYCLKNIPKWNPSNICSYHLQEAGATPVQELAFALATAMAILDAIKERNCFTADEFEQCVGRISFFVNAGIRFVEEMCKMRAFTDMWDEITRDRYQVKQEKYRRFRYGVQVNSLGLTEEQPENNAWRILIEALGVTMSRDARCRALQLPAWNEALSLPRPWDQQWSLRLQQVLAYETDLLEYPDLFEGSKVVESKVKELKEEAYKEIQKILDMGGAIKAIENGYMKSQLVKSQAERLAKINNNELIIVGKNKWTEGTPSPLMTDQDGGVFKVDPKSAEETLEVLAKVKSTRDANKVKEALSQLEADAKAGKNLMHASIECAKVGISTGEWADVLRSVFGEYRPATGVEGQKLNLETEKVIRVRGKVEAFLKTNGSRPKIVVGKPGLDGHSNGAEMIAVSAKHAGFDVIYSGIRLTPEEIVQTAVEENADVIGVSILSGSHLELAEQIFNELKHYKADIPVVFGGIIPPNDFDALLKLGVKAIFTPKDYDLMDVMERIIDIISQTVKAA comes from the coding sequence ATGGAAAATAAAAATCATATCCTATACGACAAATCCGGCAAACCCTCCAAAGAACCTGCTTGGATTTTCAGAACGTACGCAGGACACACAAACGCGAGAGAATCAAACGAACTTTTTAGAAAAAATCTATCCAAAGGACAAACCGGTCTTTCCATCGCTTTCGATTTGGCAACCCAGTGCGGTTATAGTTCCGATCATTCGATTGCAAGACCGGAAATCGGGAAGGTCGGTGTTCCGATCAATACCTTGGAAGATTTCAGAATCCTTTTTAACCAAATCCCGATCGAAGAGATGAATACTTCGATGACGATCAACGGAACCTCAATGTATCTTTTGTCCCTTTACGTCGCCCTCGCCCAAGAAAGAGGAGTCGATATCTCCCTTCTCCAAGGAACCACTCAGAACGACATCATCAAAGAATATCTCGCGAGAGGAACCTACATCTTCCCTCCTACCCAATCGATCCGAGTCATCGTGGACATGTACGAATATTGCCTCAAAAATATTCCAAAGTGGAACCCGTCTAACATCTGTTCGTATCACTTGCAAGAAGCCGGAGCGACTCCTGTGCAGGAACTCGCTTTTGCGCTCGCAACCGCAATGGCGATTCTCGATGCAATTAAGGAAAGAAATTGTTTCACCGCGGACGAGTTTGAACAGTGCGTGGGGAGAATTTCCTTCTTCGTCAACGCGGGAATCCGTTTTGTGGAAGAGATGTGCAAGATGCGCGCCTTCACCGATATGTGGGACGAAATCACGAGAGATCGTTATCAAGTAAAGCAGGAAAAATACCGTCGTTTCCGTTACGGAGTTCAGGTGAATTCTCTCGGTCTCACCGAAGAACAACCTGAAAACAACGCGTGGAGAATTCTCATCGAAGCGTTAGGCGTCACCATGAGCCGCGACGCACGCTGCAGAGCGCTTCAGCTTCCAGCTTGGAACGAAGCGCTTTCCCTTCCAAGACCTTGGGATCAGCAGTGGTCCTTGAGGCTTCAACAAGTGCTCGCGTATGAAACCGACCTTCTCGAATATCCGGATCTATTCGAAGGTTCTAAAGTAGTCGAAAGTAAAGTAAAAGAACTCAAAGAAGAAGCCTATAAAGAGATTCAGAAAATTCTCGATATGGGCGGTGCAATCAAGGCGATCGAGAACGGTTACATGAAATCCCAGCTCGTGAAATCCCAAGCGGAACGTCTCGCAAAAATCAACAACAACGAACTCATCATCGTAGGTAAGAACAAATGGACTGAAGGAACTCCTTCTCCACTTATGACTGATCAAGACGGAGGGGTTTTTAAAGTGGACCCTAAGTCCGCAGAAGAAACTTTGGAAGTACTTGCAAAAGTAAAATCAACAAGAGACGCAAACAAAGTCAAAGAAGCTCTTTCACAACTTGAAGCGGACGCTAAAGCAGGTAAAAATCTAATGCACGCTTCCATCGAATGTGCAAAAGTAGGAATCTCCACGGGAGAATGGGCGGACGTTCTCAGATCCGTCTTCGGAGAATATAGACCTGCAACCGGCGTAGAAGGACAAAAACTCAATCTTGAAACCGAAAAAGTGATTCGAGTAAGAGGAAAAGTGGAAGCGTTCCTCAAAACAAACGGTTCCAGACCTAAAATCGTAGTCGGCAAACCAGGGTTAGACGGACATTCCAACGGAGCGGAAATGATAGCCGTTTCGGCAAAACACGCGGGTTTTGACGTGATCTATTCCGGAATTCGTTTAACACCTGAGGAGATTGTCCAAACTGCGGTGGAAGAAAACGCGGACGTGATCGGAGTTTCGATTCTTTCCGGTTCCCATCTGGAACTTGCGGAACAGATTTTCAACGAACTAAAACACTACAAAGCGGATATTCCGGTGGTTTTCGGAGGAATCATTCCTCCAAACGATTTTGACGCCCTTTTAAAACTCGGAGTCAAGGCAATCTTTACTCCGAAAGACTACGATCTAATGGACGTGATGGAAAGAATCATCGACATCATCTCTCAGACTGTAAAAGCCGCATAA
- a CDS encoding class I SAM-dependent methyltransferase — translation MISLPFYKEKLNFKSNGKREESLENEDLALGANGLPFEAAYWRDIYGSGTDVDATFNAKEHARYAKSILNLMEINVNSVADFGFGKGILLKEMVKIFKPGRVLAIDPSEQMLDELLAQKWIRAWNVSVLNTTVQELDLTYFIHLPFDLGICNSVVQYIKGDLRPVFEKLHKIVKYLYFSVPTKEDYIRMKKDIYFEDPYAYVRTKKQYLKVIEPYFRRVGFNFLESRLVGDSRFTDELFKDE, via the coding sequence GTGATATCCTTACCCTTCTATAAAGAAAAATTAAACTTCAAGTCGAATGGGAAACGGGAAGAGTCTTTAGAAAACGAAGATTTGGCCTTGGGGGCCAACGGCCTACCGTTTGAGGCTGCGTATTGGAGAGATATTTACGGTTCGGGGACAGACGTAGATGCCACGTTCAATGCAAAGGAACATGCACGTTATGCGAAATCCATTCTAAATTTGATGGAAATAAACGTGAATTCGGTGGCGGACTTCGGGTTCGGTAAAGGGATACTCTTAAAAGAAATGGTGAAAATCTTCAAGCCCGGAAGGGTCCTTGCTATCGATCCTTCCGAGCAGATGCTCGACGAACTTCTCGCTCAGAAATGGATTCGTGCATGGAATGTGTCCGTGTTGAACACAACTGTCCAGGAGTTGGATCTTACGTATTTTATTCATCTTCCATTTGATCTCGGTATCTGCAACTCCGTGGTTCAATACATCAAAGGTGATCTGAGACCTGTATTTGAAAAACTTCATAAAATTGTTAAGTATCTTTATTTCTCTGTTCCTACAAAGGAAGATTATATTCGAATGAAAAAAGATATCTACTTTGAAGATCCTTACGCTTACGTGAGAACCAAAAAACAATATCTCAAGGTCATCGAACCGTATTTTCGAAGAGTCGGTTTTAATTTTCTGGAAAGTAGATTGGTCGGGGATTCAAGATTTACGGATGAATTGTTTAAGGACGAGTGA
- a CDS encoding acyltransferase family protein translates to MLRPLNHFAIGLKDILNLPFSMTLIYFNLWTGVDLFFVLSGFLISKGLWEEWQANSKIEFKKFYIKRALRILPAFFTEEKIPITLLRSLTDLQRSHLQNLRKAVPRLSIRS, encoded by the coding sequence TTGCTTCGTCCTTTGAACCATTTTGCAATCGGCTTGAAAGATATCCTAAATCTTCCCTTTTCAATGACTTTAATTTATTTTAATCTTTGGACGGGCGTGGATCTCTTTTTTGTTCTAAGTGGATTCTTAATTTCGAAAGGACTCTGGGAAGAATGGCAGGCAAATTCTAAAATTGAATTTAAGAAATTCTATATCAAACGTGCTTTAAGAATCCTCCCCGCATTCTTTACTGAAGAGAAGATTCCAATTACTTTGCTCCGATCTCTTACCGATCTACAGAGATCTCACTTACAAAATCTCAGAAAAGCAGTTCCAAGACTTTCGATTAGATCCTAA
- a CDS encoding DUF3278 domain-containing protein, translating into MNKHKHLEFIQNTITRMNNNSFLIKAWTIAILSGIFVFSSKNSKTVLYFFILAPLISLWILDSLYLRYERKYRALYNEVSKKKEKHIDFSMDISKFKSSKYNLSSCMFSETQRSFYGILFVLLSSGFIIESKYY; encoded by the coding sequence ATGAATAAACACAAACACTTAGAATTCATTCAAAATACTATCACCCGAATGAACAACAATTCTTTTTTAATTAAAGCATGGACAATAGCGATTCTTTCTGGGATATTCGTTTTCTCTTCAAAAAATTCAAAGACTGTGCTATATTTTTTCATACTTGCCCCATTGATTTCATTGTGGATATTAGATAGTTTATATCTTCGTTACGAACGAAAATACAGAGCTCTTTATAATGAAGTAAGTAAGAAAAAGGAAAAGCACATAGATTTTTCCATGGATATTTCGAAATTTAAATCTTCGAAATATAATCTTTCCTCGTGCATGTTCTCAGAAACCCAGAGATCCTTTTACGGGATTCTTTTTGTTTTGCTCTCTAGTGGCTTTATTATAGAAAGTAAATATTACTGA